The Spiribacter roseus genome includes the window CTCAAAGCCCACGGCCAGACCGGTCAGGGCGTTGAACAGTGAGATGATCACCGGCATGTCGGCGCCGCCGATCGGTACCGCGACGAACACGCCGAACAGCAGGCCGAGGGCAAAGAACACCGCCACCACCAGCGCGCTGTCGGTGAAGAAGGTCAGAATGCCGAACAGCACCGCCAGGGCGAACACCACAATGTTGACGATCTGCTGGCCGGGGACCAGCTGGCTGCGCTTCATGCGGCCGTCAAGCTTGGCCCAGGCGATCAGCGATCCTGAGAACGCCACCGTGCCGATGAACGCACCCAGAATCGCCAGGATGGCGACGTCGGCCCCGAGGGCACCGGCGATGCCGACGCTGCCGGCGCCTTCCGCGCGCAGGGCGGCGGTGGCCGCCTGAACGCTGATGTCGGCATCGGCGGCCAGCGCCTCGGCCCGTACCTGGAGGTCATTGGGCAGGGTGCGCAGGGCGCGCAGCATCTCGACCGCGGCGATGGCGGCGGCGGCGCCACCACCCATGCCGTTGTAGAGCGCGACCATCTGGGGCATCTCGGTCATGCCCACACGACGCCCCGACCACCACGCGAGCCCACCGGCGGCGGCGATCGCGATCACGATCAGGACATAATTGGTCAGCCCATGCACCGCCGGGTGCAGGAAGGTGACCAGGGTGGCCAGCACCATGCCGGCGCCGGCCCACATGATGCCCTTGCGGGCGGTCCGCGGGGAGCTCATGGCCTTGAGGCCAAGAATGAAGAGGACCGCCGCGAGGAGGTAACTCAGCTGGACAACAAAGTTCATTCCTCGGCCCCCTTCTTCTGCTCATCCTTGCTCTTGAACATCTCGAGCATGCGCTCGGTGACGACATAGCCGCCCACGGCGTTACCCGCGGCGAGCAGCACCGCGATGAAGCCGATGATCTGCTCGGTCACCGTCCCGGCATGGCCGAGCACCACCATGGCGCCCACCACCACGATGCCGTGGACAAAGTTGGAGCCGGACATCAGCGGCGTATGCAGGATGACCGGCACACGGCTGATGACCTCGAAGCCGGCGAACGCCGCCAGCATGAATATGTAGATTGCGACAAATCCTTCGATCGCCATTATTTATCTCCTTCCATGCGCTCGCGGGTCGGCGCATGCCGGGTCTCGCCGTCGTGGGTCAGGCAGCTGTCGGCCAGGACCTGGTCGTCCCAGTCGAGGTGGATCTCGCCGTCCTTGATGATCAGCCCGAGCAGGTTGACCAGATTGCGGGCGTACATCTCGCTGGCATGGGTCGCGGCCATGCTGGGAATGTGCCTGGGCCCGGCAATGATGACGCCCTGGTGGGTGATTTCCTTGCCGGCCTCGGTCAGCTCGCAGTTGCCGCCGGTCTCGGCGGCCATGTCGACGATCACCGCACCGGCCTTCATCCGCTCGACGGTGGCCCGGTCGATGATGGTCGGCGCCGGCCGCCCCGGGATCGATGCGGTGGTCACCACCGCGTCGGCCTGGGCGATGTGGCGGGCGAGGACCTCGGCCTGCTGGGCCTTTTCCTCGTCGGTGAGCTCGCGGGCATAGCCCCCTTCGCCCTCCGCGCTGACGCCGGTGTCGATGAACTTGCCGCCCAGCGATTCGACCTGCTCGCGGGTGGCGGAGCGCACGTCGTACGCCTCGACAATCGCACCCAGGCGCTTGGCGGTGGCGATGGCCTGCAGACCCGCCACGCCGGCGCCGACAACCACCACCCTGGCCGGGCGCACCGTGCCGGCGGCGGTGGTCAGCATCGGGAACAGCTTGGGCGAGAGGTGCGAGGCCAGCAGCGCGCACTTGTAGCCGGCGATGTTCGCCTGCGACGACAGGGCATCAATGCCCTGGGCGCGGGTGATGCGCGGCACGAGCTCCAGCGCGAAGCTGGTCACGCGGCGCTTGTTGAGGTTGCGGATGCGGGTGTCGCCCTCGTGGGGCGTAAGAAACCCGAGCAGCAGGCTTTTCTCGGGGAGCTTGCCGGCTTCATCGGCGCTGGGTGGCTCGACCCGAAGGACCACATCGGCATCCTTGTAGAGTGCTGCCTGATCGTCGGCCCAGCTGACCCCTTCGTAGAGCTCGTCGGGAAAACCGGCCGACTCGCCGGCGCCCCGCTGAATCCGCACCTCGACGCCAAGCTTGGTGAACTGCTTGAGAACACTGGGCACGACGGCGACGCGTTTTTCTCCGTTGGCCGTTTCCTTGGGGACGGCGATGGTGATGCTCATCGAGTTAACTCCTGTCCTTTGGCGGTCCACTTGAACCGTCGAACCCGCGATTCTACAACATCTTTGCGGCTAAACACCCCCACGCCCATCGGGGTATCCCGGAACCGCCACGGTAATCAAGCAGTCATACTTGCACAGTAACGTCAAGCATCGGATGATCGAAGTCAGTCATTCAGGTGCGGTGACGCGCGTGACAAGGGGACCCTGGCGTGATCAGCTTGCAGCAGCCCATCCTCCGGACCGATGTCTCCGGCATGCCACTGGAGTGGATGACCTACCAGGCGGCGGTCCGCCTCTACCACCTCGACCAGGTGGCCTATACCTGCGGCCACACCCTCTACCGGGTCCACGGCGGCTACAGCGCCCGGACCGGTCTACGCAGCGTGGTCGACGTCAACTCGATCATCGCGACCGCAGGGGCGATGCAGGCGAGCCTCAAGGATCACGCCGCCTATCGACCGCCCCTGAATAACGCCACGCTGTTCCGCCGGGACGATCATCTGTGCCTGTACTGCGGCGAGCGCCGGCCGGTCCGCGAGCTCTCCCGCGATCACATCAAGCCGATCAGTCGCGGGGGCATCGACACCTGGACCAATGTGGTTACGGCCTGCAAGCGCTGTAACAACCTCAAGGGCAACCGCACGCCGGAGCAGGCCGGCATGCAGCTGCTGGCGGTGCCGTTCGCCCCCACCCATGCCGAGTATGTCTATCTGCAGGGGCGACGCATTCTGGCCGATCAGATGGCCTTCCTGCGTGCGCACTTCCCGCGTCGCAGTCCGCTGCGCGAGCGGTTGGCCGCAAGCCCCAGCTAGCCGTTACTCGCCGGGCAGGCGGCCCATTTCCTCGAAAAAGTCGGAGTAGGCGTCGTCCTCCAGGGACACGTCGCCGTCAACGACCTGCGAGCGTCGGTACTGGCGATAGGCCGAGCGTGTGAAGACGTACGGGTCAACCGCGGCGTCATCGCGGAAGCGGGCCGCCCCCGCCATCCGGGCGCGGGTGTTGACGATCTCGAGGGCGGTCAGTGCGCCGAAGGTCACCGTATCCAGGGTCACGTAGGTGATCACGTTGGTGTAATAGGCCACCGGGTACTGGGTGACGTCGCGGGTGTCAGAGGGACCGAACAGCGGCAGCACCAGATAGGGGCCGGCATCGACGCCCCAGACGCCCAGGGTCTGGCCAAAGTCCTCGGCGCGGCCCTCGATGCCCAGCCAGGCCTGCGCCGGGTCGAACAGTCCCAGCAGCCCCACTGTGGTGTTCACCACAAACCGGACACTCTCGCGACCGGCATCCCCCGCCTTGCCCTGAAGCAGGTCATTGAGGATGTAGCCCGGCGCCTCGAGGTTGGTGAAAAAGTTGTCAACGCTGTCCCGCACGCCCTCACTGGTGATGCGCGTCCAGCCCTCACTGGCGGGCTCGAGGGCGTAGGTGTCGACGCCCTCGTTGAAGTCGTAGACACCCCGGTTGAACCCCTCAATGGGGTCATTGGCCGAGTTGCTGCCGGTGCTGGCGCAGCCGCTCACCACCAGGGTGATCAGAAGCAGGGCGACCAGCCGGAGGATGCCGGCGGGCGGGTGGTTCGGATGATGCTGCCGGGTCACTGAATTACTCCGGTGCCGCTTCAAAGGAGTCGTAGAACAGCCGGTCCGAGGGCAGCCCCGCCGCCGCAAAGGCCTCGCGGGCGGCGTTGATCATCGGCGGCGGTCCGCTCATATAGACATCGAAGCCGCTCAGATCCGGGTGATCGCGCACCACCTGCTCATGGACAAAGCCGGTGGCGCCGCGCCACTCATCGGCGGGTTCCGGATCGGAGAGCACCGGGGTGTAGGCGATGTTCGCAGCCTGCCCGGCCCACTGGCGCGGCAGCGAATCGAGATAGAGATCGGCCGGCCGGCGGGCCCCCCAATAGATATGCATGGGCCGCTTGAGGCCCAGGTGCAGGGCCTGTTCCATGATGCCCTTGACCGGGGCAAAGCCGGTGCCGCCACCCATCAGGATCATGGGGCGATCGCTGTCGTCGCGGAGAAAGAAATTGCCCAGCGGGCCTTCAAAACGAAGCAGCGCCCCTTCCTTGAGGTCATTGAATACATGCCCCGAGAATACGCCCCCCGGCAGGTGGCGGATATGCAGCTCGAGCAGATCGTCGTCGTAGGGGGTGTTGGCCAGCGAAAAGCTGCGCCGCTGGCCGCCCCGCAGCAGAAAGTCGATGTACTGCCCGGGCAGGAATGCCAGGCGCTTGTCCCGCGGCAACTTGAGAAACAGCCGGCGCACGTCCGGCGCGCATTCCTCGATGGCCTCCACCCGGGCCGGCAGGCGCTGGGGGCGGATATCGCCGGCCTCGCGGACTTCCTTCACCCGTATCACCAGATCGCTGGCCGGTCGGGCCTGACAGAACAGCGCCTTGCCCGACTCATCCTGGTCGGCGTCGATGGCCGGGGGCAGCCCGTCGGGATAGGCGATCCGTCCTTCGACCACATCGCCCATGCAGGTCCCGCAGGTGCCGCCGCGGCAGCTGTAGGGCAGCATGAGCCCGGCGCGCAGGGCGGCATCGATGACACTCTCGCCATCATCCACGTCAAAGGCGTGATCGCTGTCGGCGATGCGGACCTGGTAGCTCATCGGTTGTCTCCCTCAGTCAGCGGGTCGTGGCTTGTGGCAGGACAGACATTGACGGTGCCGGTCAC containing:
- a CDS encoding NAD(P) transhydrogenase subunit alpha; translation: MSITIAVPKETANGEKRVAVVPSVLKQFTKLGVEVRIQRGAGESAGFPDELYEGVSWADDQAALYKDADVVLRVEPPSADEAGKLPEKSLLLGFLTPHEGDTRIRNLNKRRVTSFALELVPRITRAQGIDALSSQANIAGYKCALLASHLSPKLFPMLTTAAGTVRPARVVVVGAGVAGLQAIATAKRLGAIVEAYDVRSATREQVESLGGKFIDTGVSAEGEGGYARELTDEEKAQQAEVLARHIAQADAVVTTASIPGRPAPTIIDRATVERMKAGAVIVDMAAETGGNCELTEAGKEITHQGVIIAGPRHIPSMAATHASEMYARNLVNLLGLIIKDGEIHLDWDDQVLADSCLTHDGETRHAPTRERMEGDK
- a CDS encoding HNH endonuclease is translated as MPLEWMTYQAAVRLYHLDQVAYTCGHTLYRVHGGYSARTGLRSVVDVNSIIATAGAMQASLKDHAAYRPPLNNATLFRRDDHLCLYCGERRPVRELSRDHIKPISRGGIDTWTNVVTACKRCNNLKGNRTPEQAGMQLLAVPFAPTHAEYVYLQGRRILADQMAFLRAHFPRRSPLRERLAASPS
- a CDS encoding MlaA family lipoprotein, whose translation is MTRQHHPNHPPAGILRLVALLLITLVVSGCASTGSNSANDPIEGFNRGVYDFNEGVDTYALEPASEGWTRITSEGVRDSVDNFFTNLEAPGYILNDLLQGKAGDAGRESVRFVVNTTVGLLGLFDPAQAWLGIEGRAEDFGQTLGVWGVDAGPYLVLPLFGPSDTRDVTQYPVAYYTNVITYVTLDTVTFGALTALEIVNTRARMAGAARFRDDAAVDPYVFTRSAYRQYRRSQVVDGDVSLEDDAYSDFFEEMGRLPGE
- a CDS encoding NAD(P)(+) transhydrogenase (Re/Si-specific) subunit beta; amino-acid sequence: MNFVVQLSYLLAAVLFILGLKAMSSPRTARKGIMWAGAGMVLATLVTFLHPAVHGLTNYVLIVIAIAAAGGLAWWSGRRVGMTEMPQMVALYNGMGGGAAAAIAAVEMLRALRTLPNDLQVRAEALAADADISVQAATAALRAEGAGSVGIAGALGADVAILAILGAFIGTVAFSGSLIAWAKLDGRMKRSQLVPGQQIVNIVVFALAVLFGILTFFTDSALVVAVFFALGLLFGVFVAVPIGGADMPVIISLFNALTGLAVGFEGYAIGNPAMIIAGTVVGAAGTLLTQLMAKAMNRPLTNVLFAGWGSSEGASSEGPAGEMKDISAEDAGIMMAYAERVIIVPGYGMAVAQAQHKIWEFVELLQDRGVEVKFAIHPVAGRMPGHMNVLLAEAGVPYDMIFDMEDINEEFAMTDVAVVIGANDVVNPAARDDPSSPIYGMPILNVDEAENVMVIKRGGGAGFSGVENHLFYGENTRMVFGDGQKVAGGMVQAVKGL
- a CDS encoding CDP-6-deoxy-delta-3,4-glucoseen reductase, whose translation is MSYQVRIADSDHAFDVDDGESVIDAALRAGLMLPYSCRGGTCGTCMGDVVEGRIAYPDGLPPAIDADQDESGKALFCQARPASDLVIRVKEVREAGDIRPQRLPARVEAIEECAPDVRRLFLKLPRDKRLAFLPGQYIDFLLRGGQRRSFSLANTPYDDDLLELHIRHLPGGVFSGHVFNDLKEGALLRFEGPLGNFFLRDDSDRPMILMGGGTGFAPVKGIMEQALHLGLKRPMHIYWGARRPADLYLDSLPRQWAGQAANIAYTPVLSDPEPADEWRGATGFVHEQVVRDHPDLSGFDVYMSGPPPMINAAREAFAAAGLPSDRLFYDSFEAAPE
- a CDS encoding NAD(P) transhydrogenase subunit alpha yields the protein MAIEGFVAIYIFMLAAFAGFEVISRVPVILHTPLMSGSNFVHGIVVVGAMVVLGHAGTVTEQIIGFIAVLLAAGNAVGGYVVTERMLEMFKSKDEQKKGAEE